Genomic DNA from Acanthopagrus latus isolate v.2019 chromosome 2, fAcaLat1.1, whole genome shotgun sequence:
AATATAAGGAAAACACTTAGATtacaaaactcaaaataaaaaactcgACTATTTATTGCATACTTGACTTACTTGTGTGTCTGCAAATCCCATCagcactgttttcttttcctcattctTTTCCATCACCTTCATTCCCAAGAGAGCCGTCCAGTACTGGGTCGATTTCTGGAGGTCTGATACACCGAGACAGACCTTCTGCACTGGATCTGAGAACAAATGATCAAAGGTTGCAGGTGATTGGTAACAGAGGTAAAAACAGTATGCCACACTGAAACACCTACAATGACCATACTGCACGTATTTCCAATGCCCTCTGCTCAGTGCTGTATGAAGGCTATAatcacacagaaatgtacattaatGAAATGATGACAATAAGCCCTGCTTTAAGAAGCTAAACCATATGGCACAGTCATGACATGGttattttacaatattattTTGTTCAGGTATATTTAAAATTATAAATAGTAGCTGATCAGAATTATTCTTCAGTAGATTAATCAATGACTAGTTTACTAAGTAACATACGAGATACAAAGAACACTGTTTGCTGGGTCTgacaacagaataaaataaaatgactttcacaataaaaaagtacataaaatgcaatgaaaaaaagcaaCTCTTTGCATTTTTGAAGCTGCTGCAACCAACTAGTATTTGATACATTTGCGGTGCAGGTGTGATAAAAATGACTGTCATTGTTAAAGCATTTTCCAAACTGGTataagagagaagagacagaagtaATTCCTGTGACACTGACCACGGGGAGGCTGCTCTTTGTCCACAAGGTAGAAAGGATACCCTCCTGGAGCCTGGGCCAGGTACAGAGCCTCTCCCACCTCAGTGAGAGGCCATCCCAGACGTTTAGCATTACTCACAGCTTGGCTTGACTGCAAAGTGAGCCCCTGTGgtaaaaaaacatacatgacaATATCTCTTCACAAGGCTGTTGTACCCAACATAACACAACACGCTGCTCTCCTCTGTGAAGTTGCTAGATAAACTCTCACCTACCAAGAAGTCATTGCCAAGTTGATACTCTCCAACCCCATAATTGTATGTCAGTTCAGCAACAAAATGGTCATCTTCTGGACCAAAGCCAACCATCGTCTTGCTCCATTTTCCATCGTAGGGTCTGTGTGGATAGATAAAGGGCGATGGCAGCAGTCAGTATTAGGATATTAACAGCTTTTAACTCTGATGAGCTGAGGACAAAGTTCAGTTAGCTTAAGATGCCTCATATCTACCCATTACAAGTTGCTTTGCAGCCCTCCTCGAACTCTTCATGACGTAGTATctaaaacagaagagaaatgaTAAGATAATAAGCATAGCAAGTATtacaatatatttattaaaaaaaacaacaaaaaactcgAGTTTCGCTCTTATAACATATGAAGAATTAGCTAAACTAACAGCTAGCAAAGTATGGTTGTGCAACACTTTGCCTGAGATTAGCCTATCACCAACTGAAGTTCCTCAATGGATTCGGTCACACCTGCCCATTAAATTAAGCCCAGACACAGTACCTTCATACCCAAAACATCTCGGTAAAACGTGGCTGTTTTGGTCCTGTCACcaactttgaaaacaaaatgcagcgCTCGTCTCAAAGCCATATTTTCTTGGCAGATgttatgatgtgtgtgttgtggatcGGTGTGCAGGGATCGACTGAGCGTCCTTGATGATCGATGATTCTGTCGTCGATTGGTGGAGGGTAAATACAAATTACCAAACAGCCGGTGTTTACGACTGCAAATAAAAATCCTAGCTATTACTTCTGTTTGTATCCATCGAATAACGTTTATGTACGATAATGGAGGAGCGAAACCATTTTACGAAAAATACAAAGtaagataaaaatgtaaaagtacgGACGTGACCCCTACTCACACAGACTAATGGTATCACCCACTATCCAGCGTTCTCTCCCATAGACGTAACCACAATATACAAAATGAAattttatgaagaaaaaacaattcatttacAAGGTAGGAGCTGTAATCGCTTTTTGGCAGGCGAAATACAGCCTTTTATGAGTTGTATTGGccctttaaatgtatttcaacaGGTAAAAAGAATTGGATTAGTTATAATCTGTCAAAAATGACCACCAAGAAGAGGAGCCTCCGGCTATGCAGAGATATACTATTGACCAAGAGTGAAATCAAGTGAATATGATGCAGAAACAACCTTTCAGTCACAAGGTAGGAGCTGTAATCACCTTTTGGCACCACACCTACCGCTACTTTGACTAGTTAACTtagaaaaatcattttaaaactattaaaataaattgtaattATCTAGTCTGATAATATTTCAGTGCAACACTTCAACTTTGAGGGAGTTACTCACATTAACCGGCATACCagattcattttattcattttagaCTTGTAGTTTTATCTACGCTACAGTTGGCGGCGCTGAGCAGCTTAGCTCGTGTTTGCACTCTGTGAacgagagaagaagaaacagggaCAAACATGGCGGCGTACATGAGAGGCGTGATATGTCTTCTTTCCACGGAGAGAAATGCCTTCATGTCGAGGGGAAGCGGCGTTATAGTGGAATCGAAGCGGTATGTACGCGGACTGAGGAGGAAACCTGTCAGAGTCTTGTTCCCTGAAGATGAGACGGTTGACGTTGACGTAAAGGAGTCAACGCGTCAGTCTCAGCCGGCGGGGCTGAACGtcaagagggagagggaggtaaAAGTCACCGCTGCACCCAGCAGGCACCAGGAGGAGAGTGACTTTGTGAAGGCGAGGAGTAACGTGCAGTCAGCTGTTAAGGATGCTCATGTGACTGGGACAAAGGATCAAGTGGACGGACTGCGCATCGAGAGGGCTTTTCCTGGAGACAAAAGACTGGCGTGAGTAAGATTACAGCAGAGGCTGTCACATGCAGCAACACTGGCAtcaagacaaagaagaagatttTATATCCCTTGTTTCGCTTTGATCAGGTGGGACAGATGATTAAAACAAAGTCAAGCTAGCTTAAGAGAGCTTGAGTACAAAATTTCAGAgtcaaatattgtactttaCCTGTACAAATTTGACAAAAGTAGTTAGAAGTTGCTCTCCAGATGaacatttaacataaaaaatgtgatcaGGCTATGAAGTGGGATTCATTGTTATAGATTAAAGTATTCAGCAGTATCTAACATAATTGATTAGCTTCACATCGACCAGCTACAGCATTAAtattaatcagttaatttaatttatagTGAACATGTGCCAAACCTGAACACTTTTTTGTAGCATTGTTGTATGGTCAGATTTATAACTGTGTTCACTCAGTCTTCAGAAAAGTCATTCCATACATaaggaaaacatttcatatttgaGAAGTGTGGCATTATCCTctgaatgacaaacaaaaatgtatgaaaatgttaatattcCTCAAAACAAGctataaaagtgtgttttgcgTAATGTAATCATAATTGTGCTAATTACTCATATTCACAGTGCCTGTTATAGATCATGgattctcattttctctgtcctTCAGGAGGTTAGTCAGCGTTGCCCGTTCGAGGACGTTCCGGGAGCACCAGGGTAAAGTCCTGCTGGAGGGCCGGCGTTTGATCTGTGACGCCCTGGATGCTGGGGCCAACCCGCAGATAGTGTTCTTCAGTACGGTGGATCGGCTCCGGGAGCTTCCTTTAGACAAGCTGAAAAGAGCCACGCTCGTCAAGGTGAAGTTTGAGGACATCAAGATCTGGTCTGATCTCGTGGCCCCACAAGGGGTGATAGGTGAGGGTCGTTTGTTCCTGTTTGGGTTGATCATGAAGTACAGATGCTCTTGGGTTGTTGTTGActctgacttcttcttctgcagccaTATTTTCTCGCCCGGACCCCTCACGGCTGAACTTCGCAAATAGTGATCATTCAGTGCCGTTGTCCCTGATATGCGACAACATCCGAGACCCTGGAAACCTGGGGACTATATTgcgatgtgctgctgctgctggctgccatAATGTCCTGCTCACTAAAGGTATGCTCAGGTTATTGATTACATATGCGAACGAGTACAGTCACTTGTAATCAGCTTTGCCTCTTTGCCTGTAGTATTTCAAATCTGTTAATTTTTCTTTCCACCAACAGGTTGTGTTGATGCTTGGGAGCCTAAAGTTCTGCGTGCCGCAATGGGCGCCCATTTCCGTCTCCCCATCTACCCCAGCTTGAGCTGGGATGAGGTTGAAAATCACCTCCCTAAACCTGTGACTGTCCACgtggctgacagcagctgtgacatAAGCAGAGAAACGAATGATTCGCAGGTTTCTCACAAACCGTCCAAAGCAGGTGACTATGGCTGGGTCAGCGCGAAGCCTAATAACAAAAAGATGCGCTACGAGGAGTAcggttctgattctgactcGGATAATGAATTTGAGGGACTCTCACTTCCCAGAGTGGACACGAAGCTGTACCACGAGAGCTGGGCTCAGAGCCCCACTGCTCTGGTGGTTGGTGGAGAGACACACGGTCTGAGCGTAGAAGCGGTCCAGTTGGCTGAGAAAACGGCCGGCCACAGGCTCCTTATTCCCATCATGCCTGATGTGGACAGCTTGAATTCAGCCATGGCCGCCAGTATCCTTCTGTTTGAGGGCAGGAAGCAACTGTTAAAGCTAATGCAGACGTCTGGGAGGAAATGGAAATCCaaagctgagcagcagctttcaTGATGTTTGTTCTGAATATCAGTACGTGACTTGTGGTGTACATGTGTGCaaataattaaaacactgaatttctGTGATAGAATCGTCTGAATTCATGCCCAGTGAATTTATGTCTCCTTTCCCTTTCATGTCTTATTAGGCCTGCtgataaataacattttcatcatcagccAATCTGATTttcttaatttaatttagtttgtctGTTGTAGACAAAGTCAGACTTTCTTTAGAGttctcctctttcatcataCAAATATCAAGCATGTTTGAAATTAAAGGTATGTCCTCACTGAGCTATTTATCCTACTTGAATAAAAGTGTTCAGAGTATTTCatattaaaagtaaattatacatattacATGTTTATCGCCGTAGTGTTTACTATTGGTCTACTGAATGGCCTTGGTTATTATCTGATAAATTAGAATCAgggttttaaaacatttttttgatctTATTGCCAGCACATTCCCCTGCCAAGGCCCCTCAGTCCCTCTTATCCGCATCAAATTGTAGGTACACTCACTCAGATACCAGTCATGTAAATGTGCCTGATATTTTTCAACAAGATCAATTAACTATTCCctgagaaatcaacaaaaaatgttgataaaatccCGATCTCAccatgttaaagaaagtgagagaggatCCCTGGATCTGCCCCTCTACCAGGATCCGGACCAGAAGTTTCTGGGTCGAGACCCATCCTTCATCCAAATTTTGTTGAAAACCATTCCGTAGtttgtgttatcctgctgaccaaccaacaaacaaaacctccttgATAATTCATGTAAGAATGTGTTACTTTGGCCCTGATGCCGTGTGTGACTAGCAGCTAAAGTCACCAACTAAAGGCTGTTGGGTAAAAGCTGCATCATTTAATTCCAAAATAAAGCggagtggaagtatgaagtagcagagAAGTAGCAATGCTCAATTACAAGTAgcttaaaatgaataaaatgtacagTTACATTCTCCTGGAGCTTTAAATAGACGACTGAACCTGCAGCACATTTGTTCCGGAGGGTGACCAGACTTTCCATCCGTTCCACATTGTCGATGCAAAATATGCAGAACTCGCTTCCCTTCCAACGCACCTGGACTCAGCACACGGACAAACATGACTCCATCTGCATACCATCTCCTATAATAACTGGAATATTTGCAttgaatttctttatttaaacacCTCTAACAGAGGAaccagcatctttttttttacatatccaAGAGCTAACTTCATCGAGTGAACTTAAAGAGGAAGCGAACTTTGTGCTTGCCAGTGAATTTTTAATGGGTGTGAGAAGTCATGACTGAAGTAACAGAATACAGGGATTTATACATTCAACACTTTCCCaatgccgttttttttttttttttttttttttttgtgccttcaGAAATAACCCGGCCTTTTTCATTAGGGGACCTTCACAGAAAATCCTCGTAATGACTTTGAGATGAGAACCACCATTAACAACTGGCAAGAGATGACTTTCACTCACAGcgcaacacacacaacaagacacGGGGGGTTTAAAACATCAGTCATTGGTCTGTTACAAGCAAGTATAATGTGATCTTTACTGTATGTGCACCtgtcatactgtttttttttcttttctttaaatatgaCCATAAAGGCTTACGGCTACATCCAACTGAGGTTTAGCACATCTGCACTACAAGTGAAttacaaaaaatgcatttttattctttctcGACATCATTCAGAAACCAAAAAAGTAACGACAAGGATCTTGCAGACgaaacacaaagcaaagaaTCAGCTGAATAAGTAGGTCCATTGGGTAATTCTCTGGTTTTTCTCTAGAGTTCAGAAAAAGCTAtcaaatggggaaaaaaaaaaaagaagaaaaacacttttctggAGGGcaaaacgaacaaaaaaaaaaaagaaccaacaGAATCTCCATATATATTACTGTAGGGACTATCATCAATGCAAGGCACCACAGGAGAAAGAGGACTCCGTGAAAAGAGGAACATgtctaaaaaaatgttaaaatgtcagtaaaaagTGAGACGTCTCTCTAACAGTCTGACAGAGTCAGGGGGGAGgtgggtgggagagagagagagagagagagagagagggagggtgaggggcGTAGCGAGAGGTCAGGGTTTGGATGATGGAGTGAGTCCCATATAGTGTGTCCAACTTTTATATCTGGACTTCCTCTTCAGATGGGCTCCGGCTTGAGCTTTTCAGCCAGGAAGTCGCCCACAAACTGCTCCACTACGGCCGGCGTGATCTCCTCGACGTCGCGGACGTACTTGGCCCGGGCCGACATGTCCAGGATCGTGAGCAGGGGCGCCGCTTCCGGGAGGTTCGTGTAGTCCCGCAGGGAGTCTGTCATGTCATCCTGAGgcgaaagagaaagagaaatgcgGCAATTAATGTGATGTTGCATGACGTTATAGTGTGTCTCCTTACATGTGGGGATGAATCATTTCCTGCTGGGAACAGGCCCAAACCAGAGCCTCCGTTTGAAGAGACTAATTTAACAGGTTTTATTGGAAAGTCGAGAAAGCTCAGTGAAAAGACGGAATGTCTTGATCACGTTTCAAAgcaaattcaaaaatgtttggGTACAAAACGGCTCTGCTCTGAAAATATAACCTTTGACTATCAGTTTCTTTTTAATCGTGTGTGATGTGAAGGTACATCTGAGGAAAGCAGACACACTTCTGCAGGAGAAAAAGCAAAGTGCAGATTTGCAGCACACTTCTAATGAGTTCTAATGAAAAATCATTGAACCATTGCAGATCATTTACAtatgttttgaaaatgccaTAAAAGTGCGCAACAAGATACCAGGATATGACATCCCTATGAGATACAggaaaatagaagaagaaactgaCATCATTTGAGATCGCAAGAAGCGCTGTTGGAAGAAAAGGGGACGAGGAGAACTTTATTCAGGACTCAAAACAATGACGACGACTAAAGAAGGGACAGCTGACTTCAGTTCAAACTGAAAGTGGATCGAGAACTTATTCCTTTTGTTCTGTAGTGACTTCTCTattagattttctttgtttacatgtttcatCATCTCGCAGTTCATCACGGTGCTGAATCAAAGCCCTGTTTCAAAACACTCCTCAAAGCACACTTATATAAAGCTGCTTTGAACTCCGATTTCGACGattatcttttttattctgtttttacttatttttctctccccGTTTTAGTCACTCTGTTGTCTGTAAGCCGTGGAGGGAGGGCCTGCCCCTGCTCAGGGGCAAGAAATCTCAAAAAATGAAGGAGGGGTCATTAGCTCACTGAATTCTTGCTTCGATGACAGCTGAAATGAAGTCTATGGGAGGTAAAtgtggagaaacacactaaaggcaaacaaaaaaaacacaagaaacacctCCAGAAGATGACAAAATAACTTCACAGAGGTTAACCACCGACTTTTTTTACCCTCTGAATGACAGACAGGGCATATGATACTGTGACCATACATGGCAGACTAATCAGTCTGAACAGGAACCCTTCATAAATCAGATTGAGGGACGAGAGTTGTTAGTGTGTTCAGTCATTTCCTGGAATAATTTCTTCATCATAACTCATACAATACAGCTGAaaccacagtctggcaccaaagtCAGATCCGTGTACTTTGGGTGTAAACATAGCTTTAGTTTTATACTTTTCGGACTTGTGATATGGTAAATAAATGGACGATTTGACATCTTCAAGAGtctttaaaatgctaaaataaagcTATATTTGACGAAACTGGCTATGACCTGTTGACTTACACATACTGAGAATGTGTCCCAAGTAGAAATAGCTTGTTTTGGGGAgttgcaagtaaaaaaaaaaaaaaaaagaaccactgATTTCAACAGCACATTTTT
This window encodes:
- the glod4 gene encoding glyoxalase domain-containing protein 4, translated to MALRRALHFVFKVGDRTKTATFYRDVLGMKILRHEEFEEGCKATCNGPYDGKWSKTMVGFGPEDDHFVAELTYNYGVGEYQLGNDFLGLTLQSSQAVSNAKRLGWPLTEVGEALYLAQAPGGYPFYLVDKEQPPRDPVQKVCLGVSDLQKSTQYWTALLGMKVMEKNEEKKTVLMGFADTQCKLELQDIGGTVDHGTAFGRIAFSCPREQLPDLEALMKKENQKILTPLVSLDTPGKATVEVVILADPDGHEICFVGDEAFRQLSMVDPKGNDLLDKAMAEDKSDEWFAKHNRQKAAA
- the mrm3a gene encoding rRNA methyltransferase 3A, mitochondrial, with the protein product MAAYMRGVICLLSTERNAFMSRGSGVIVESKRYVRGLRRKPVRVLFPEDETVDVDVKESTRQSQPAGLNVKREREVKVTAAPSRHQEESDFVKARSNVQSAVKDAHVTGTKDQVDGLRIERAFPGDKRLARLVSVARSRTFREHQGKVLLEGRRLICDALDAGANPQIVFFSTVDRLRELPLDKLKRATLVKVKFEDIKIWSDLVAPQGVIAIFSRPDPSRLNFANSDHSVPLSLICDNIRDPGNLGTILRCAAAAGCHNVLLTKGCVDAWEPKVLRAAMGAHFRLPIYPSLSWDEVENHLPKPVTVHVADSSCDISRETNDSQVSHKPSKAGDYGWVSAKPNNKKMRYEEYGSDSDSDNEFEGLSLPRVDTKLYHESWAQSPTALVVGGETHGLSVEAVQLAEKTAGHRLLIPIMPDVDSLNSAMAASILLFEGRKQLLKLMQTSGRKWKSKAEQQLS